From Pseudomonas fluorescens, one genomic window encodes:
- a CDS encoding efflux RND transporter permease subunit, with translation MSSHHQDKATFLERLIFNNRPAVIVICLLVSIFLFWQATLIRPSTSFEKMIPLEHPFIEKMMEHRNDLANLGNTVRISVEATNGDIFSKEYMETLRQINDEVFYISGVDRSGLKSLWSPSVRWTEVTEEGFAGGEVIPQSYNGSADSLELLRNNVLKSGQVGRLVANDFKSSIVDIPLLESYPDPQDQGKLLALDYQKFSHELEEKIRDKFEKQNPNIKIHIVGFAKKVGDLIDGLIMVVLFFGVAFVITLILLLWFTHCVRSTVAVLITTLVAVIWQLGLMHAFGFGLDPYSMLVPFLIFAIGISHGVQKINGIALQSGEADNALTAARRTFRQLFLPGMIAILADAVGFITLLIIDIGVIRELAIGASIGVAVIVFTNLILLPVAISYVGISKRAIARSKKDATREHPFWRLLSNFASSKVAPVSILIALVAFGGGLWYSKNLKIGDLDQGAPELRPDSRYNQDNNFIISNYSTSSDVLVVMVKTKAEGCSRYEAMAPIDELMWKMQNTEGVQSAISLVTVSKQMIKGMNEGNLKWETLSRNPDVLNNSIARADGLYNNSCSLAPVLVFLNDHKAETLDRAVHAVQEFAKENNKDGLEFILAAGNAGIEAATNEVIKESELTILILVYICVATMCMITFRSWAATLCIVLPLVLTSVLGNALMAFMGIGVKVATLPVVALGVGIGVDYGIYIYSRLESFLRAGLPLQEAYYETLKSTGKAVLFTGLCLAIGVCTWIFSAIKFQADMGLMLTFMLLWNMFGALWLLPALARFLIKPEKLAGQKGNSLFAH, from the coding sequence ATGAGCAGCCACCACCAAGACAAGGCGACCTTTCTCGAACGCCTGATTTTCAACAACCGCCCGGCAGTCATCGTGATCTGCTTGCTGGTGAGCATTTTCCTGTTCTGGCAGGCGACGCTAATCCGGCCGTCCACCAGCTTTGAAAAAATGATCCCGCTGGAACATCCATTCATTGAAAAAATGATGGAGCACCGCAACGACCTGGCCAACCTGGGCAACACCGTGCGGATTTCGGTGGAGGCCACCAACGGCGACATCTTCTCCAAGGAGTACATGGAGACCCTGCGCCAGATCAACGACGAGGTGTTCTACATCTCCGGCGTTGATCGCTCGGGGCTCAAGTCGCTGTGGAGTCCAAGCGTGCGCTGGACCGAAGTGACCGAGGAAGGTTTTGCCGGTGGTGAAGTGATCCCGCAGAGCTACAACGGCTCGGCCGACAGCCTCGAACTGCTGCGTAACAACGTGCTCAAGTCGGGGCAGGTCGGGCGTCTGGTGGCCAACGATTTCAAGTCGAGTATCGTCGATATCCCGCTGCTGGAGTCCTACCCGGACCCGCAGGACCAGGGCAAGCTGCTGGCTCTGGACTACCAGAAGTTCTCCCACGAGCTTGAAGAGAAGATCCGCGACAAGTTCGAAAAGCAGAACCCCAACATCAAGATCCACATCGTCGGTTTCGCCAAGAAAGTCGGTGACTTGATCGATGGCCTGATCATGGTGGTGCTGTTCTTCGGCGTGGCCTTCGTCATCACTCTGATCCTCCTGCTGTGGTTCACCCATTGCGTGCGCAGCACCGTGGCCGTATTGATCACCACCCTGGTGGCGGTGATCTGGCAACTGGGGCTGATGCATGCGTTCGGCTTTGGCCTCGATCCGTACTCGATGCTGGTGCCGTTCCTGATCTTCGCCATCGGTATTTCCCACGGCGTGCAGAAAATCAACGGCATCGCTTTGCAATCCGGTGAGGCCGACAACGCCCTGACCGCAGCCCGGCGCACCTTCCGCCAGCTGTTCCTGCCGGGGATGATCGCGATTCTGGCTGACGCCGTGGGCTTCATCACCTTGCTGATCATCGACATCGGGGTGATTCGCGAGCTGGCCATCGGTGCTTCGATCGGCGTGGCGGTGATCGTGTTCACCAACCTGATTCTGCTGCCAGTGGCGATTTCCTATGTCGGCATCAGCAAGCGTGCAATCGCCCGCAGCAAGAAGGACGCGACCCGCGAGCATCCGTTCTGGCGCCTGCTGTCGAACTTCGCCAGCTCGAAAGTCGCCCCGGTGTCGATCCTGATCGCCCTGGTCGCCTTCGGTGGCGGCCTGTGGTACAGCAAAAACCTGAAGATCGGCGACCTCGACCAAGGCGCGCCGGAACTGCGTCCGGACTCGCGCTACAACCAGGACAACAACTTCATCATCAGCAACTACTCCACCAGTTCCGACGTGCTGGTGGTGATGGTCAAGACCAAGGCTGAAGGCTGCTCGCGCTACGAAGCCATGGCGCCGATCGATGAACTGATGTGGAAGATGCAGAACACCGAGGGCGTGCAGTCGGCGATTTCCCTGGTCACCGTATCCAAGCAGATGATCAAGGGCATGAACGAGGGCAACCTGAAATGGGAGACCCTGTCGCGCAACCCGGACGTGCTGAACAACTCCATCGCCCGTGCCGACGGTCTGTATAACAACAGTTGCTCGCTGGCGCCGGTGCTGGTGTTCCTCAACGACCACAAGGCCGAAACCCTCGACCGCGCAGTGCATGCGGTGCAAGAGTTCGCCAAGGAGAACAACAAGGACGGTCTGGAGTTCATCCTCGCGGCCGGTAACGCCGGGATCGAGGCGGCGACCAACGAGGTGATCAAGGAGTCGGAGCTGACGATTCTGATCCTGGTCTACATCTGCGTCGCGACCATGTGCATGATCACCTTCCGCTCGTGGGCGGCGACCCTGTGCATCGTCTTGCCGCTGGTGTTGACCTCGGTGCTCGGCAACGCCCTGATGGCCTTCATGGGCATCGGCGTCAAGGTGGCGACCCTGCCGGTGGTGGCGCTGGGCGTGGGGATTGGTGTGGACTACGGCATCTACATCTACAGCCGCCTGGAAAGTTTCCTGCGCGCCGGTTTGCCGCTGCAAGAGGCCTACTACGAGACGCTGAAGTCCACCGGTAAAGCCGTGCTGTTCACCGGCCTGTGCCTGGCCATCGGCGTGTGCACCTGGATCTTCTCGGCCATCAAGTTCCAGGCCGACATGGGCCTGATGCTGACCTTTATGTTGCTGTGGAACATGTTCGGTGCCCTGTGGCTGCTGCCAGCGCTGGCGCGCTTCCTGATCAAGCCGGAGAAACTGGCAGGGCAGAAGGGCAATTCGCTGTTCGCCCACTGA
- a CDS encoding DUF6543 domain-containing protein, translated as MPDQTTLLPISLSDAPAQAVALRFAGRPTLRQIVGHVLAASILEQYPSLPLDPQVTRLAVPNRTGGWDFILLIDVALDFLAHGTRLDLTQEIDGRTHFLSNQLPSRLYFTGSQGPGRPDMAVIQDQILALADTLGTHLQNALSDYWNQLDEHGDSHWKWLGDLLASGLSSATSLLPVMQTTARDALYQLARHPDRRERKAILCPGGFVHAWCLETRLLSHGQSHSLLSPDLLIVQAERVFLYRSCGRLESYPDMHAFNQAWGSEVERQFQAETLVIERSEPDGNIFDTQAALLLERQLQSLDALRFPADQGVAALERRIAACTDPSRFFRDAPVPVAPAMEKIHAALPQWLKDGTDTQRDEYRQLLVEQARLQRLTAGKSFLDGIDNLQAFTLEALRTQLRLDHPDVQNEPQDLLLNFHVAAGDFGSGFVTHVPMPLSELAIRNLSAMPSRNMTVSDSSGKAVPAWLNADYILGVPGLFSSTEGLISRVNIGQRYPQQLKALLLDDAGESARRASLFGQMLKVQLPLQALEHAIRGEHGLSFHGYRCVRAVLHSQAPERVVDGQDIVIRSLAFIRQPGASADVVENMFIIEPRDIAVGPHILYRPVYRDALLQFASREALFEAIAHTGALQDSVLSWLPDKARPIYSHDGFNSPHILQFLSGDDSVRWEKPQPAQLAQDTSAQALASVNLTQYLYTCNARALVDLADRESVSNAESRWAIVREGGWLLFNTILLPVLSGPAMLAGWMLQLAVSLNQDIPALHSDDPTARELAWVDLLLNVGLLLMQLSSRGHPPLPVHESPDPALHLAALRRAPEETFVASAVIEQGATGLPASPPAGDSTQIDFIHSSARDSSSRRLLNALLELHVDWPVPAPEPVDIGIVRGLYRIDHQWYGSVAGLLFKVTVDLDLGEVYLIHPHKPGHPGFKLQTDGQGHWTLDRGLKLRGGGPKNRLQNKLAEIEKKRQQVRDEVGRIGEKASQLISQARDLDHLLSVAKTAYEKNHNELGVARARLRASPDDQQLMDTQRFKVLARSRSRLDFQVLQEREEIVIDQLIQARRELIEAFRQLKEVDARFDFEGSATDEYHKILGAHVLRIHRLTDLYLASFISEQGEPLIERQHKINDIEGSQRMYDMLENNFAASERYTQAMIAFDEVLTELAQNFKTGPAIRLKFLKDNPRTRYYNRDAAVLESLDVLNTLSVDFFSDASTPQEQYFIKAYEARRDDMVAFENSHLDLMITDGFTPQERKDVLSNVIKHYEERLTFNRSLQELGSPLIRQPFMDLLMTRLETARSSAEAELADLLREDEFLPPSSAALKTLKVPSNTKRVFKSRDKGALVGELEPAQAGMPFATMVSRHPVTLQVGGRFMEHPGEGWVEIVDAAPVKPTLTPPPRAFAVLRAEGQRLIDEVPAIERSIDFQRKKLADPLRRDQLNPRDWNDMLGYQAERIETLAGELERTHAEHPQLAGALETLRSGAAQARLKGQQHCIEGFKAQRPREENIQYLRDHQAVDIGLVQALKRTAAKDYLTEFAIREKNSLKVLWYAHFHYAQASSTPASYSVAHLKRPEHRFITLKDLIAKAGADNTVIVRDLYSPITAPRDQRLFLSMLPN; from the coding sequence ATGCCAGACCAAACCACCCTTCTACCCATATCCTTGAGCGACGCCCCCGCCCAGGCGGTCGCCCTGCGATTTGCCGGCCGACCGACCCTGCGCCAGATCGTCGGGCACGTGCTGGCCGCCAGTATTCTCGAGCAATACCCGAGCCTGCCGCTGGATCCGCAGGTTACCCGCCTGGCCGTCCCGAACCGCACCGGGGGCTGGGATTTCATCCTGCTGATCGACGTCGCCCTGGACTTTCTCGCCCACGGCACTCGCCTCGACCTCACTCAGGAAATCGACGGTCGTACGCACTTCCTCAGCAACCAGTTGCCCTCGCGCTTGTACTTTACTGGCTCGCAGGGCCCCGGGCGTCCGGACATGGCGGTCATCCAGGATCAGATCCTGGCCCTGGCGGATACCCTCGGCACACACCTGCAGAACGCCCTGAGCGACTACTGGAACCAGCTCGACGAACACGGCGACAGCCACTGGAAATGGCTCGGCGACTTGCTGGCCAGCGGCCTGAGCAGCGCTACCAGCCTACTGCCCGTGATGCAGACAACGGCCAGGGACGCGCTCTACCAATTGGCCCGCCACCCAGACCGCCGCGAGCGTAAAGCCATCCTCTGCCCCGGCGGTTTTGTGCATGCCTGGTGCCTGGAAACCCGCTTGCTCAGCCATGGCCAAAGCCACTCGTTGCTCAGCCCCGATCTACTGATCGTCCAGGCCGAACGGGTGTTTTTGTACCGGAGTTGCGGGCGCCTGGAGTCATACCCGGACATGCACGCCTTTAATCAGGCCTGGGGGAGCGAAGTGGAGCGCCAATTCCAAGCCGAGACCCTGGTGATCGAGCGCTCCGAGCCTGACGGCAATATCTTCGATACCCAGGCCGCCTTGCTGCTGGAGCGTCAGTTGCAAAGTCTGGATGCTCTGCGTTTCCCCGCTGATCAAGGGGTGGCCGCCCTGGAGCGACGCATCGCCGCCTGCACCGATCCCAGTCGATTTTTTCGCGATGCGCCTGTGCCAGTCGCGCCCGCCATGGAAAAAATCCACGCTGCCCTGCCGCAATGGCTCAAGGATGGAACCGATACCCAGCGCGACGAGTACCGCCAGTTACTGGTGGAGCAAGCTCGCCTGCAGCGACTGACCGCAGGCAAGTCATTCCTCGACGGCATCGACAACCTGCAAGCCTTCACCCTTGAAGCCTTGCGCACGCAGTTACGCCTCGATCATCCAGATGTGCAAAACGAGCCGCAGGATCTGCTACTCAACTTCCATGTCGCGGCCGGTGATTTCGGCAGTGGTTTCGTCACCCACGTGCCGATGCCGTTGAGCGAATTGGCGATCCGCAACCTCAGCGCCATGCCCTCACGCAACATGACCGTCAGCGACAGCAGCGGCAAAGCCGTTCCTGCCTGGCTGAACGCCGACTACATCCTCGGTGTACCGGGCCTGTTCAGCAGCACCGAGGGGCTGATCAGCCGGGTGAACATTGGTCAACGCTACCCGCAGCAGCTAAAGGCCCTATTGCTCGACGACGCCGGTGAATCTGCCCGCCGCGCCAGCCTCTTTGGCCAGATGCTCAAGGTCCAACTGCCGCTGCAGGCACTTGAACATGCCATACGTGGCGAACACGGCCTGAGCTTCCACGGATACCGCTGCGTCAGGGCGGTTCTGCACAGCCAGGCACCCGAGCGCGTGGTCGACGGCCAGGACATTGTGATCCGTTCGCTGGCCTTTATCCGCCAGCCCGGCGCGAGCGCGGACGTGGTCGAGAATATGTTCATCATTGAACCGCGAGACATTGCGGTTGGCCCGCACATTCTCTACCGCCCCGTGTACCGGGACGCCCTGCTACAGTTCGCCAGCCGTGAAGCCCTGTTCGAGGCCATTGCCCATACCGGTGCCCTGCAAGACAGCGTGTTGAGTTGGCTGCCGGACAAGGCCCGGCCGATCTACAGCCATGACGGTTTCAACAGCCCGCATATCCTACAATTTCTGTCGGGGGACGACAGCGTCCGTTGGGAAAAGCCGCAGCCGGCACAGTTGGCTCAGGATACAAGCGCCCAGGCCCTGGCCAGCGTCAACCTGACCCAGTACCTCTACACCTGCAACGCCCGAGCGCTGGTCGACCTGGCAGACAGAGAGTCGGTGTCCAACGCCGAGAGCCGCTGGGCGATTGTGCGCGAGGGCGGCTGGCTGCTGTTCAACACCATCCTCCTGCCGGTGCTCAGTGGTCCGGCAATGCTCGCCGGCTGGATGCTGCAACTGGCCGTCAGCCTCAATCAGGATATACCGGCGCTGCACAGTGATGATCCGACCGCCAGGGAACTGGCCTGGGTCGACCTGCTGCTCAACGTCGGCCTGCTGCTGATGCAACTGTCCTCCCGTGGACATCCGCCTCTGCCGGTGCACGAGTCGCCAGACCCGGCGCTGCATCTCGCAGCCTTGCGTCGCGCCCCCGAAGAGACATTTGTGGCAAGCGCCGTTATCGAACAAGGTGCCACCGGCCTGCCCGCATCGCCGCCGGCGGGCGACAGCACCCAGATCGATTTCATTCACTCCAGCGCCAGAGATTCGTCCAGCCGACGCTTGCTCAATGCCTTGCTTGAGTTGCACGTCGACTGGCCCGTGCCGGCTCCCGAGCCTGTCGACATTGGGATAGTCAGGGGCCTTTACCGTATCGACCATCAATGGTACGGGTCGGTGGCGGGCCTGTTGTTCAAGGTCACTGTCGATCTCGACCTAGGCGAGGTGTACCTCATTCACCCGCACAAGCCTGGGCACCCCGGGTTCAAGCTGCAGACTGATGGTCAGGGCCACTGGACACTGGATCGCGGGTTGAAGTTGCGAGGGGGCGGCCCCAAGAATCGCCTGCAGAACAAGCTGGCGGAGATCGAGAAGAAGCGCCAACAGGTGCGCGACGAAGTCGGTCGAATCGGCGAGAAGGCGTCACAGCTGATCAGCCAGGCCAGGGATCTGGACCATCTACTGAGCGTTGCCAAAACCGCCTACGAAAAAAATCACAACGAGCTGGGAGTCGCCCGGGCGCGTCTGCGAGCATCACCCGACGACCAGCAACTGATGGATACGCAGCGGTTCAAGGTGCTTGCGCGATCCCGCAGCCGCCTGGATTTCCAGGTGCTGCAGGAACGAGAAGAGATCGTCATTGACCAACTGATCCAGGCCCGGCGTGAGCTGATCGAGGCTTTCCGCCAGCTCAAAGAGGTCGACGCGAGGTTCGACTTCGAGGGCAGCGCGACCGACGAGTACCATAAGATTTTGGGGGCCCACGTCTTGCGTATCCATCGCCTGACCGACCTCTATTTGGCCAGCTTCATTTCCGAGCAAGGCGAACCGCTGATCGAGAGGCAGCACAAAATCAATGACATTGAAGGCTCGCAGCGCATGTACGACATGCTGGAGAACAATTTTGCCGCCTCCGAGCGCTACACCCAGGCGATGATCGCCTTCGACGAGGTGCTGACGGAGCTGGCGCAGAACTTCAAGACCGGGCCGGCCATCCGCCTGAAGTTTCTCAAGGACAATCCGCGCACCCGCTACTACAACCGCGATGCGGCGGTCCTTGAGTCACTGGATGTCCTCAACACCCTGAGCGTTGACTTCTTCAGCGATGCCAGCACGCCCCAGGAACAGTACTTCATCAAGGCCTACGAGGCGCGTCGTGACGACATGGTGGCGTTTGAAAACTCCCACCTCGACCTGATGATCACCGATGGCTTCACCCCACAGGAGCGCAAGGACGTCCTGAGCAACGTGATCAAACACTATGAAGAACGCCTGACATTCAATCGTTCGTTGCAGGAGCTCGGGTCACCGCTGATCCGGCAGCCCTTCATGGACCTGCTGATGACCCGCCTGGAGACCGCCCGCAGCAGTGCCGAGGCCGAACTCGCCGATCTGTTGCGCGAAGATGAATTTCTGCCTCCTTCATCGGCGGCACTTAAAACGCTGAAAGTCCCGTCGAACACCAAGCGCGTGTTCAAGTCACGGGACAAAGGTGCACTGGTGGGTGAGCTGGAGCCGGCGCAGGCCGGTATGCCGTTTGCGACGATGGTCAGCCGCCATCCGGTGACCCTGCAGGTGGGCGGCCGATTCATGGAGCACCCCGGTGAGGGATGGGTCGAGATTGTCGACGCCGCACCGGTAAAACCGACCCTGACACCCCCGCCGCGTGCTTTCGCCGTCCTGCGGGCAGAGGGGCAGCGACTGATCGACGAGGTCCCGGCCATTGAGCGTTCAATCGACTTTCAAAGGAAGAAGCTCGCCGATCCGCTACGCCGCGATCAGCTCAACCCGCGTGACTGGAACGACATGCTGGGCTACCAGGCCGAACGGATCGAAACCCTGGCCGGCGAGCTTGAGCGCACCCATGCCGAGCATCCGCAACTGGCCGGCGCCCTCGAAACCCTACGCAGTGGTGCCGCGCAAGCCCGCCTGAAGGGCCAGCAACACTGCATCGAGGGTTTCAAGGCACAACGTCCGCGCGAGGAAAACATTCAGTACCTGCGTGATCACCAGGCGGTGGATATTGGCCTGGTCCAGGCGCTCAAGCGCACCGCAGCCAAAGACTATCTGACGGAGTTTGCGATCCGTGAGAAAAACTCGCTGAAGGTCCTGTGGTACGCACACTTTCACTATGCCCAGGCGAGCAGCACGCCTGCGAGCTACAGCGTCGCCCACCTGAAGCGCCCGGAGCATCGTTTTATCACGCTCAAGGACCTGATAGCCAAGGCCGGAGCGGACAACACAGTGATCGTCCGCGATCTCTACAGTCCGATTACCGCGCCACGGGATCAACGTCTGTTTCTGAGCATGCTGCCGAATTGA
- a CDS encoding WD40/YVTN/BNR-like repeat-containing protein, giving the protein MSEPVMGVGIGRPPALRRFAMLATALSLLATAVLSAPVLAAATPAVETVYSIESAKAAKGLMLDVVHAGNRLIAVGDRGHILYSNDQGATWTQAKVPTRQLLTSVFFVDEQHGWAVGHDAQILASTDGGLTWTKQFEDLKREAPLLDVWFKDTNSGFAVGAYGALLTTTDGGKTWEDVSDRLDNEDQYHLNGIAAVKDSGLFIVGEQGSMFRSADWGETWEHVEGPYEGSLFGVIGTAQPATLLAYGLRGNLFRSRDFGSTWEPVELKAARGALEFGLSGATLLDDGSIVIVGNGGSVVRSSDDGQSFSVLNRPDRISVSGVTAAGNGNLILVGQGGVRVSMPTGAELSK; this is encoded by the coding sequence ATGAGTGAGCCTGTCATGGGTGTGGGTATTGGCCGCCCGCCGGCACTGCGCAGATTCGCAATGCTGGCTACAGCGCTCTCGCTGCTGGCGACTGCAGTGCTGTCGGCCCCGGTGCTGGCGGCCGCGACGCCCGCCGTCGAAACCGTCTATTCAATTGAATCGGCCAAGGCCGCCAAGGGCTTGATGCTCGATGTGGTGCACGCCGGCAACCGGCTGATCGCGGTCGGCGATCGCGGGCACATTCTCTACTCCAATGATCAGGGCGCCACCTGGACCCAGGCCAAAGTGCCGACCCGGCAACTGCTGACCTCCGTGTTCTTCGTTGACGAGCAGCACGGCTGGGCCGTCGGACACGATGCGCAGATCCTCGCCAGCACCGATGGCGGTCTCACCTGGACCAAACAATTCGAAGACCTCAAGCGCGAAGCACCCTTGCTCGACGTCTGGTTCAAGGACACCAACAGCGGCTTTGCCGTGGGTGCCTATGGCGCTCTATTGACCACCACCGACGGTGGCAAGACCTGGGAAGACGTCAGCGACCGCCTCGACAACGAAGATCAGTACCACCTCAACGGCATTGCCGCGGTCAAGGATTCCGGACTGTTCATCGTCGGCGAGCAAGGCAGCATGTTCCGCTCGGCCGATTGGGGCGAGACCTGGGAACACGTCGAAGGGCCGTATGAAGGCTCGCTATTCGGCGTGATCGGCACCGCCCAACCAGCAACCCTGTTGGCATACGGCCTGCGCGGCAACCTGTTTCGCTCACGTGATTTCGGCAGCACCTGGGAGCCGGTCGAACTCAAGGCCGCACGCGGTGCGCTGGAGTTCGGATTGTCGGGCGCGACCCTGCTCGACGATGGCTCCATCGTCATCGTCGGCAACGGCGGCAGTGTGGTGCGCAGCAGTGACGATGGCCAAAGCTTCAGCGTGTTAAATCGACCGGACCGGATCTCCGTCTCGGGCGTGACTGCCGCAGGCAATGGCAACCTGATTCTGGTCGGACAGGGCGGCGTTCGCGTGTCGATGCCAACCGGCGCTGAGCTAAGCAAATGA
- a CDS encoding DUF5629 family protein has product MTAVTDTLLNALENCDMLEIDGLHAFDFYLDEDDNLHIECMDGRANKRWQFSLAQVEAAVFDSTLHSWTLCSDAGEHRLVCLSALSGSNQEDDEHADA; this is encoded by the coding sequence ATGACTGCTGTGACCGACACCTTGCTCAACGCCCTGGAAAACTGCGACATGCTGGAAATCGACGGCCTGCACGCCTTCGATTTCTACCTCGACGAGGACGATAACCTGCACATCGAGTGCATGGACGGCCGCGCCAACAAGCGTTGGCAGTTCAGCCTGGCCCAGGTAGAGGCAGCAGTGTTCGATAGCACACTGCACAGCTGGACCCTCTGCAGCGATGCCGGCGAGCATCGCCTGGTGTGCCTGAGCGCGCTCAGTGGTAGCAACCAAGAGGACGACGAGCATGCGGATGCCTAA